The Poseidonibacter lekithochrous region ATTTCAACAAAAGTATCATAAGCAGTTGCAGGAATATTACCAATTAATACATCGATATTCTTTGCTTTAACTTCTTTTATAAATCTCTTTTTATCATTTTTCCAATGATATACAACTTCTTCAATTTTGTCAGGCCATCCTTTAAAATTTGAGTGATCAAAAAATCTTAATACGTAATCAAGATATAAAAATCCCAATTTAGGTAATTTTGTCATTATGCTTCCTTTATAGTTTGTTTAGTTTTTCTATCAATTAAATCAACAATAGCATCGATTTTTTTATTATTAAAATCTAATCCCATTTTTTCTTGTTCTGGTGTTGCAAAAGCAGGTATTCCGTTAACTTCCAAAACAACATATTCTTCTTTTTTTCTATCATAAATAATATCAACACCAGCTATATCTAAGCCCGTAACTTTAACAGCCTTAAGCGCCAAATCGATTACAGCTTCGTCTGGATCCCTTAAAAACACGCTTCCACCACTTGTTACATTTGTTCTCCAATCTTCAGAACTAGCTTTTCGTCCATAACAAGCAATATATTTACCATCTACAATATCTACTCTATAATCAGTATTATCATAATCAATAAATTTTTCAACGTAAAAATATCTTAAGTCCATTTGATTTAAAAAAGGCATTAACATATCTAAAGTTTCTTGATTTTCAATTTTTGTAAGTCCTACACCACCCCAACCATCAGTTGGTTTATAAACCATTTTGTCCCATTTTTTCATAATTGCTTTTAAATGAAAAGTATCATCTCTATGACAAAGTTTATAATCTGCTGTATTAATCTTATTCTTTCTTAATAAAAATGATGTTTGAAATTTATCTTCAGTTAATTCAAATGCATCATAAGAATTAATCATAGGTACAACATGACTTAATGCTTTATATAAATACATTTGATATTGAGTTTGTTCCCCTGCATTATAAGAGAAAAACAAATCTAATTTATCCAGTTTCATATCATCATATAAGATATGACCATTTTTAGCAATTGCATCTCTTAAATTAATATTTGGAATTACTTTAATATCTCTCTCTTCCAATTTTTCGATAATTTTCTTTTGAATTTCATCACCACCACCATTTTGATACATCCACATTCCAATTTTTCTACTAGCCATAATTCCCTCTAATCCTTAAAAAATACTTCTTGATAATGACTCAATATTGTTGTCATCATCCCAATTCTTTGCTCAAATGAACTTTTCAAAGCTCTCTCTTTTTTTGTATGATCTCCATCGCCATAGGGACCAAAACCATCAAGTGTTGTTACTCCAAAAGAAGAAACAATATTTGCATCACTCACTCCACCTCTTGATTCTAAAGGTATTTTACTTTTCGTAAGTGTTTCAAAAAACTGAACTAATTGAAGTTGTTTTTCATTCTCTTCCATAACATCTCTTTGGATTATTCCATCAGCTGTTGATTTTGTGCCTTCAACAAAAGAAGTGTTAGTGATTTTTTCAACTTCATTCATAATTCGTTTTTTTTCAGATTTTTTGTCAAATCTGAACTCCATCATCATTTCACAATGGGGAGAAACAGTGTTAATTCCAATTCCACCTTCAAATTTACCAACATTGACAATGGAGCCTTCTTTCAAATTAATTAATTCAGAATATTTTTGTAGTTTTATTGCACCTTCTAAATTAGCATTAATACCTTTTTCATAAGATGTTCCAGCATGTGAAGCTTTACCTTCAATTTTTATAATATATCTTCCAACACCTTTTCTTGCA contains the following coding sequences:
- a CDS encoding ATP-grasp domain-containing protein — encoded protein: MASRKIGMWMYQNGGGDEIQKKIIEKLEERDIKVIPNINLRDAIAKNGHILYDDMKLDKLDLFFSYNAGEQTQYQMYLYKALSHVVPMINSYDAFELTEDKFQTSFLLRKNKINTADYKLCHRDDTFHLKAIMKKWDKMVYKPTDGWGGVGLTKIENQETLDMLMPFLNQMDLRYFYVEKFIDYDNTDYRVDIVDGKYIACYGRKASSEDWRTNVTSGGSVFLRDPDEAVIDLALKAVKVTGLDIAGVDIIYDRKKEEYVVLEVNGIPAFATPEQEKMGLDFNNKKIDAIVDLIDRKTKQTIKEA
- a CDS encoding M20 family metallopeptidase; protein product: MGYLEDLEKIVIINSHTQNKHGVDEVGNVMSSWLLELGFKKETFKRELIGDHLLFKSNQKEGPRILLLGHNDTVFPKGYFEGFTQDENWIYGPGVCDMKGGNVVALEALRNIFKNNGEIFNIDFLLVSDEETGSDDSKEITSELAKNYDYCFVFEAAGKDLELVTARKGVGRYIIKIEGKASHAGTSYEKGINANLEGAIKLQKYSELINLKEGSIVNVGKFEGGIGINTVSPHCEMMMEFRFDKKSEKKRIMNEVEKITNTSFVEGTKSTADGIIQRDVMEENEKQLQLVQFFETLTKSKIPLESRGGVSDANIVSSFGVTTLDGFGPYGDGDHTKKERALKSSFEQRIGMMTTILSHYQEVFFKD